A region of Bacillus cabrialesii DNA encodes the following proteins:
- a CDS encoding AraC family transcriptional regulator, with protein sequence MKKQPQQKERVSRWKGTYFKRNFVFILLIACIPGLLTGGAIYFLSIDKVEKELQRSHETQVAREVSRMDEKLGVLELALSQMAYDSSLMNGLAERDLEKDFTFSYQLTKKLFLLRDQQPLIEQASIFLNSPRPLVLSPEYSALTEQEAHRKYRPLLASDNSIYWKRSGNQAMLIQLIPGAAEKPFGAIMLEVDPKEMESILQSLSPYPDGSALLLDQNQKVLFHEGEKDFEKTLLKEVKKQPDGKGHFQMEWDGKVYSVSFGEMNRMHQQWTFVSAAPLSAITAPMVFLSKVIIVMLVICIILAVCMTWYASKKIYRPIQHLLGLFTGGEKKAWQASGQDEFMWIEKRWHDLSVESRKLQEQLLRQTPHVKKSFLQHLLQGDFYDDNEESLRSRMEEAGWNIGENVFHVLDLQVTGLRCEKSIFRAGDEQLAVFTLTNMAEELAAKRCLQTSILDIGRLSATVLVMKTNSPDLKAFVTELARQFGDAAGLSLTGTMSRKTARVTEIPALFQDVKSGKFRRQFANRHQVIDLQADFPQDERSAPYYPFELEKQIVQAIRLERKQDAEELIRACVEELAEKAAIDRHVHSALIQLFSRIQEDILHSGLNPSDLFQHRDLLLDISELREPNEAAAWLMDAVVTPYLSKLEGRKNRQQKQLADRVIAMIHEQYMADISLESCADALGINSYTLSKAFKQVTGINFIDYVTKIRIEKAKELLVNTNKKIHDVSEEVGYRHNYFNRIFKKQVGMPPGVFRQMYQETP encoded by the coding sequence ATGAAAAAACAGCCTCAACAGAAGGAACGGGTTTCTCGCTGGAAGGGAACGTATTTCAAAAGAAACTTTGTCTTCATTTTGCTGATTGCCTGTATTCCCGGATTGCTGACTGGCGGCGCTATCTATTTTCTTTCGATCGACAAGGTGGAGAAGGAGCTGCAGAGATCACATGAAACACAGGTGGCGCGTGAAGTCAGCCGGATGGATGAGAAGCTGGGAGTGCTGGAACTGGCGCTCAGCCAGATGGCATATGATTCTTCGCTGATGAATGGATTGGCCGAGAGGGATTTGGAGAAAGACTTTACATTTTCCTATCAATTAACGAAAAAGCTGTTTCTTTTACGGGACCAGCAGCCGCTGATCGAGCAGGCTTCCATCTTTCTGAACAGCCCCCGGCCTCTTGTGCTGAGCCCCGAATACAGCGCTTTGACAGAACAGGAGGCGCATCGCAAGTATCGCCCGCTGCTTGCTTCTGATAACAGTATTTATTGGAAGCGGTCGGGAAATCAAGCGATGCTGATCCAGCTTATTCCGGGCGCGGCGGAGAAACCGTTCGGCGCGATCATGCTGGAGGTTGATCCGAAAGAAATGGAGTCGATCCTGCAAAGCTTGTCCCCTTACCCTGATGGCAGCGCGCTGCTTTTGGATCAAAATCAGAAGGTGCTTTTTCACGAGGGCGAAAAAGATTTTGAAAAGACCTTGCTTAAAGAGGTCAAAAAACAGCCGGACGGAAAAGGCCATTTTCAGATGGAATGGGACGGCAAGGTGTATTCTGTCTCATTTGGAGAAATGAACCGCATGCATCAGCAGTGGACCTTTGTGTCGGCGGCGCCTCTTTCAGCTATTACAGCGCCAATGGTATTTTTATCAAAAGTGATCATCGTGATGCTTGTCATTTGCATCATCTTAGCGGTATGCATGACATGGTATGCATCAAAAAAAATCTACCGTCCCATTCAGCATTTGCTTGGCTTGTTTACCGGGGGAGAGAAGAAAGCATGGCAGGCGTCCGGGCAGGACGAATTCATGTGGATCGAAAAGCGGTGGCATGATCTATCCGTTGAAAGCCGGAAGCTTCAAGAACAGCTGCTGCGGCAGACGCCCCATGTGAAAAAGAGTTTTTTGCAGCACCTCCTGCAGGGCGATTTTTATGATGACAACGAGGAAAGCCTCAGATCGCGGATGGAGGAGGCTGGATGGAACATCGGGGAAAACGTCTTTCATGTGCTTGATCTCCAGGTGACAGGCCTCCGTTGTGAAAAAAGCATTTTCCGTGCCGGTGATGAACAGCTCGCTGTATTTACACTGACCAATATGGCCGAGGAGCTTGCAGCCAAACGCTGTTTGCAGACCTCCATACTTGATATCGGCCGGCTTTCCGCCACTGTGCTTGTGATGAAAACAAACAGCCCTGATCTGAAGGCGTTTGTAACGGAGCTGGCGCGCCAATTTGGTGATGCAGCCGGATTAAGCCTGACCGGAACGATGAGCAGGAAGACAGCTCGCGTCACGGAAATCCCTGCTTTATTTCAGGATGTGAAAAGCGGCAAATTCCGCAGACAGTTTGCCAACCGGCATCAGGTGATTGATTTGCAGGCAGACTTCCCTCAGGATGAGCGATCCGCCCCTTATTATCCTTTTGAGCTTGAAAAACAAATTGTTCAGGCCATCAGGCTGGAAAGAAAACAGGACGCCGAGGAACTGATACGTGCATGCGTAGAGGAACTGGCGGAAAAGGCGGCTATAGACAGGCATGTGCACTCCGCCCTGATTCAGCTGTTTTCCCGCATTCAGGAGGATATTTTGCATTCCGGGCTTAATCCGAGTGACCTGTTTCAGCATCGGGATCTGCTTCTTGACATTTCAGAATTACGCGAACCAAATGAAGCAGCAGCCTGGCTGATGGATGCTGTCGTTACGCCTTATCTATCCAAGCTTGAGGGCAGAAAAAACAGACAGCAAAAGCAGCTGGCGGATCGTGTCATAGCCATGATTCACGAACAGTATATGGCGGATATTTCACTGGAAAGCTGCGCCGATGCGCTCGGCATAAATTCATATACGTTAAGCAAGGCATTTAAGCAAGTAACCGGCATTAATTTTATTGATTATGTGACCAAAATCAGAATCGAAAAGGCGAAAGAGCTGTTGGTGAATACGAATAAAAAAATTCATGACGTGTCAGAAGAGGTCGGCTACCGCCACAATTACTTCAACCGGATTTTCAAAAAACAGGTCGGCATGCCGCCGGGGGTCTTTAGGCAAATGTATCAGGAAACACCTTGA
- the rhgT gene encoding rhamnogalacturonan acetylesterase, whose protein sequence is MMEKPIQVFLAGDSTVSDCPPHEAPMAGWGQVFGQLFSEDVKVHNHAKGGASTNSFVEEGRLQAIAEHITQGDYLFIQFGHNDQKPRGTKPYSTFQQFLTMFADTAREKGAHPVFVTSVQRRRFDESGRIEHTLGEYPDAMKALAKELDVPVIDLQTKTKALYEAYGPEESKRLFVWFQPNEHPNYPDGIEDNTHFSETGAMEVAKLVAEGIEELGLPLKDHLVSREGKEYV, encoded by the coding sequence GTGATGGAGAAACCGATTCAAGTGTTTTTAGCGGGGGATTCCACCGTGAGTGACTGCCCGCCTCACGAAGCGCCCATGGCGGGATGGGGGCAGGTATTCGGGCAATTGTTTTCAGAAGATGTGAAGGTGCACAATCACGCCAAAGGAGGGGCGAGCACCAATTCTTTTGTGGAAGAAGGAAGGCTTCAGGCGATTGCCGAGCACATCACACAGGGCGATTACTTGTTCATTCAATTCGGCCACAATGACCAGAAACCGCGCGGGACGAAGCCGTACTCCACATTTCAGCAATTTCTCACCATGTTTGCAGATACGGCACGCGAAAAGGGAGCGCATCCTGTGTTCGTCACATCGGTGCAGCGCCGCCGCTTTGATGAAAGCGGGCGGATTGAGCATACGCTCGGCGAGTACCCTGATGCGATGAAAGCACTGGCAAAGGAGCTTGATGTACCCGTGATTGATCTGCAGACGAAAACAAAGGCGCTGTATGAAGCTTACGGACCGGAGGAGTCAAAGCGGTTATTCGTTTGGTTTCAGCCGAATGAACATCCGAATTATCCTGACGGCATTGAGGACAATACGCATTTTTCTGAAACAGGGGCCATGGAGGTTGCGAAGCTTGTGGCAGAAGGCATTGAAGAACTCGGCCTTCCGCTGAAGGACCACCTTGTGAGCCGGGAGGGAAAAGAGTATGTATAA
- a CDS encoding ABC transporter substrate-binding protein, with protein sequence MKKICYVLLSLVCVFIFSGCSAGEEASGKKEDITLRIAWWGGQPRHDYTTKVIELYEKKNPHVHIEAEFANWDDYWKKLAPMSAAGQLPDVIQMDTAYLAQYGKKNQLEDLTPYTKDGTIDVSSIDENMLSGGKIDNKLYGFTLGVNVLSVIANDDLLKKAGVSINQENWKWEDYEKLAYDLQEKAGVYGSNGMHPPDIFFPYYLRTKGERFYKEDGTGLAYQDDQLFVDYFKRQLRLVKAKTSPTPDESAQIKGMEDDFIVKGKSAITWNYSNQYLGFAQLTDSPLSLYLPPEQMKEKALTMKPSMLFSIPKSSEHKKEAAKFIDFFVNNEEANMLIKGERGVPVSDKVADAIKPKLNEEEANIVEYVETASKNISKADPPEPVGSAEVIKLLKDTSDQILYQKVSPEKAAKTFRKQANEILERNN encoded by the coding sequence TTGAAGAAGATTTGTTACGTGCTGTTATCGCTTGTCTGCGTCTTTATTTTCAGCGGATGTTCTGCGGGCGAAGAGGCATCGGGAAAAAAAGAAGACATTACGCTCAGAATCGCGTGGTGGGGCGGGCAGCCAAGGCATGATTATACAACAAAGGTAATTGAACTGTACGAGAAAAAGAATCCGCACGTCCATATTGAAGCGGAATTTGCGAACTGGGATGACTACTGGAAAAAGCTCGCGCCGATGTCTGCCGCCGGCCAGCTTCCAGATGTCATTCAAATGGATACCGCTTATTTGGCACAATACGGCAAGAAGAACCAGCTGGAGGATTTAACGCCTTATACAAAGGATGGAACGATTGATGTCAGTTCTATCGATGAGAATATGCTGTCAGGCGGAAAAATTGACAATAAGCTCTATGGGTTTACGCTAGGCGTCAACGTGCTCTCTGTGATTGCGAATGATGATTTGCTGAAAAAAGCCGGTGTGTCCATCAATCAGGAAAACTGGAAGTGGGAGGATTACGAGAAGCTGGCGTATGATCTTCAGGAAAAAGCCGGCGTCTACGGCTCTAACGGAATGCATCCGCCTGATATTTTCTTCCCTTATTATTTGCGCACGAAGGGTGAGCGTTTTTATAAAGAAGACGGCACAGGCCTCGCGTATCAGGATGATCAGCTGTTTGTCGATTATTTTAAAAGGCAGCTGAGGCTGGTGAAAGCGAAAACCTCCCCAACGCCTGATGAAAGCGCACAGATTAAAGGGATGGAGGATGACTTTATCGTCAAAGGCAAATCAGCGATTACGTGGAACTACTCCAATCAATATTTGGGCTTTGCCCAGCTGACAGACTCGCCGCTGTCTCTTTATCTGCCGCCGGAGCAAATGAAGGAAAAGGCGCTGACGATGAAGCCAAGTATGCTGTTTTCGATTCCGAAAAGCTCTGAGCATAAAAAAGAGGCCGCAAAGTTTATCGACTTCTTCGTCAACAATGAAGAAGCCAATATGCTGATCAAAGGCGAGCGGGGTGTACCTGTATCCGACAAGGTGGCGGACGCGATTAAACCGAAGCTGAATGAGGAAGAAGCCAACATTGTGGAATATGTAGAAACCGCATCGAAAAACATCAGCAAAGCCGATCCGCCGGAGCCTGTGGGAAGCGCGGAGGTCATCAAGCTGCTGAAAGACACATCTGATCAGATTCTATATCAGAAGGTATCGCCGGAAAAAGCCGCCAAAACGTTCCGGAAGCAGGCCAATGAGATATTAGAGAGGAATAATTGA
- a CDS encoding carbohydrate ABC transporter permease, which yields MTGNGADAMKKSRSMRKDNLAGYAFISPFIIGFLCFTVIPMGASLFLSFTSYDLFTAPKWIGLDNYKEMFTGDEKYWQSLKVTFTYVLAGVPLRLGFALFIAVILNNASKGTAIYRTLFYLPSIIGGSVAVAIMWRNIFGNDGVINALLFFVGIDQKILWYQDPTSALWTLILLSVWQFGSSMLIFLAGLKNIPSSYLEAASVDGANRVQRFFKITLPILTPIIFFNLVMQTISAFMTFTPAYIISKGEGGPLDGTLLYSLYLFQRAFNYFQMGYASAMAWIMLIIVGLITLILFKTSSYWVHYESKEE from the coding sequence TTGACGGGAAATGGGGCTGACGCAATGAAAAAAAGCCGGAGCATGAGAAAAGACAATCTGGCGGGATATGCTTTTATTTCTCCGTTTATTATCGGGTTCCTTTGTTTTACGGTGATTCCGATGGGGGCGTCCCTGTTTCTGTCCTTCACAAGCTATGACTTGTTTACGGCGCCGAAGTGGATCGGGCTCGACAACTACAAGGAAATGTTTACGGGTGACGAAAAGTATTGGCAGTCGCTGAAGGTGACGTTTACGTATGTGCTTGCCGGGGTGCCGCTCCGCCTCGGCTTCGCGCTTTTTATCGCTGTCATTTTAAACAATGCATCAAAAGGAACGGCGATTTACAGAACGCTCTTTTATCTGCCTTCCATCATCGGCGGGAGCGTGGCCGTGGCGATTATGTGGCGCAATATTTTCGGCAATGACGGGGTCATCAATGCGCTTTTGTTTTTTGTTGGGATTGATCAAAAAATTCTTTGGTACCAGGACCCGACAAGCGCGCTGTGGACATTGATTCTGCTATCGGTTTGGCAGTTCGGGTCATCGATGCTGATTTTTCTGGCCGGCTTGAAAAACATTCCGTCTTCGTATTTGGAGGCGGCCAGCGTGGACGGGGCAAATCGGGTGCAGCGTTTCTTTAAGATCACGCTTCCGATCCTCACGCCGATTATTTTCTTTAACCTGGTGATGCAGACGATTTCCGCTTTCATGACATTTACACCCGCTTATATCATTTCGAAGGGCGAGGGTGGGCCGCTTGACGGGACGCTTTTATATTCGCTCTATTTGTTCCAGCGGGCGTTTAACTATTTTCAAATGGGCTACGCATCGGCGATGGCGTGGATCATGCTTATCATTGTCGGGCTGATTACGCTGATTTTGTTTAAAACATCGTCATATTGGGTTCATTACGAGTCAAAGGAGGAATGA
- a CDS encoding carbohydrate ABC transporter permease, protein MEPVNQPVREAPVFERKKAGRVRPKRILFHVFTASLAVLLLYPVIWLFVSSFKESSSIFTTSHSLIPDPFILSNYAEGWKGIAGQPFLTFIKNSAIIVGLSTIGAVLSSAVIAYGFARIPFKGKAFWFACMMGTLMLPHEVLMIPQYILFAKLDWLNSFKPIVVPQFFGHAFFIFLMIQFIRTIPVELDEAARIDGCGRFACFWRIILPLIAPALATSAIFSFYWKWEELIQPLLYLNKPELYPVSLALKLFLDTESASNWGAMFAMSAVSLLPVILVFFLFQKYIVQGISTTGLK, encoded by the coding sequence ATGGAGCCGGTTAACCAGCCTGTCAGAGAAGCCCCGGTTTTTGAGCGGAAAAAAGCCGGGCGCGTCAGGCCTAAACGCATACTGTTCCATGTTTTTACGGCATCGCTGGCGGTGTTATTGCTGTACCCGGTCATTTGGCTGTTTGTCAGCTCGTTTAAGGAAAGCTCCAGTATTTTTACAACCTCGCATTCTCTCATTCCCGATCCTTTTATTCTCAGCAACTATGCTGAAGGGTGGAAGGGGATTGCCGGGCAGCCGTTTCTGACCTTTATTAAAAACTCGGCGATCATTGTCGGACTGTCAACAATCGGCGCCGTCCTGTCATCGGCTGTCATTGCGTACGGATTTGCGCGCATTCCGTTTAAGGGAAAAGCGTTTTGGTTCGCCTGCATGATGGGAACGTTGATGCTGCCGCATGAAGTGCTAATGATTCCGCAGTACATTTTGTTTGCGAAATTAGACTGGCTGAATTCGTTTAAACCGATTGTCGTACCGCAATTTTTCGGGCATGCGTTTTTTATTTTTCTGATGATCCAGTTTATCCGGACGATTCCTGTGGAGCTGGATGAGGCCGCGCGAATCGACGGATGCGGGCGCTTTGCCTGCTTTTGGCGGATCATTCTGCCGCTCATTGCCCCGGCGCTTGCGACGTCTGCGATTTTCTCTTTCTATTGGAAATGGGAGGAGCTGATTCAGCCTCTCTTGTATTTGAATAAGCCTGAGCTCTATCCTGTTTCTCTTGCGCTGAAGCTTTTCCTTGATACGGAATCGGCTTCGAACTGGGGCGCGATGTTTGCCATGTCGGCCGTCTCGTTACTGCCTGTGATTCTCGTATTCTTTTTGTTTCAGAAATATATCGTTCAGGGCATTAGTACGACCGGATTAAAATAA
- the yesR gene encoding rhamnogalacturonyl hydrolase YesR codes for MAQLIFDEEKVTSVIDRIVKRTFQMDFAWDWPGGVAFYGVAEAYEATENEEYINLLKTWVDEQLEDGLPPLSINGVSIGHTLLFLHKLTGDHVYLETAGEMAEYVLHKAPRFGEGILQHTVNSAEYVFPEQAWADTLMMAGLFMLRIGRVMEREDYFEDGLRQFHGHEDVLQDPVTNLYYHAWDNKAQNHLSGIYWGRANGWAALTMAKALPLIEVTHPSFMIIDGSLRDQLSALVRLQNESGLWHTILDDPDSYLEVSASAGIASALLSSGKLYTKYVQKSLAAILDAVEEDGRVSKVSAGTAVMKNAEGYKQVPYKRIQGWGQGLALTFLADVLRTKKRVYQ; via the coding sequence ATGGCACAGCTTATCTTTGATGAAGAAAAGGTGACGTCCGTCATTGATCGGATTGTAAAAAGGACATTTCAGATGGATTTTGCGTGGGATTGGCCGGGCGGTGTCGCGTTTTACGGTGTGGCGGAGGCTTATGAAGCGACGGAAAACGAGGAATATATCAATCTGTTAAAAACGTGGGTGGATGAACAGCTGGAGGATGGGCTGCCGCCGCTTTCGATCAATGGGGTTTCCATCGGCCATACGCTTTTGTTCCTCCACAAGTTGACGGGTGATCACGTGTATTTGGAAACGGCGGGCGAGATGGCGGAATATGTGCTGCACAAGGCGCCGCGCTTCGGCGAGGGCATCCTTCAGCATACGGTGAATTCGGCTGAATATGTGTTTCCTGAGCAAGCATGGGCGGATACGCTGATGATGGCGGGGCTGTTTATGCTGAGAATCGGGCGGGTGATGGAGCGCGAGGATTATTTTGAAGACGGCCTGCGCCAGTTTCACGGACATGAAGACGTGCTTCAGGACCCTGTCACGAATTTGTACTACCACGCATGGGACAACAAAGCGCAAAATCACCTGTCGGGAATTTATTGGGGGAGGGCAAACGGCTGGGCAGCACTTACGATGGCGAAGGCGCTCCCGCTCATTGAGGTGACGCATCCCTCCTTTATGATCATCGACGGATCACTCAGAGACCAGCTGAGCGCGCTCGTCCGGCTGCAGAATGAATCAGGGCTGTGGCATACGATTTTGGATGATCCGGATTCGTATCTCGAGGTTTCGGCATCGGCTGGCATTGCTTCTGCTCTGCTGTCGAGCGGAAAGCTCTATACAAAATACGTGCAGAAATCACTTGCCGCCATTTTGGATGCGGTGGAAGAGGACGGCCGGGTCAGCAAGGTATCGGCCGGAACAGCCGTCATGAAAAATGCCGAAGGATACAAACAGGTGCCTTACAAACGAATACAAGGGTGGGGACAGGGACTTGCGCTGACTTTTCTTGCTGATGTGTTGAGAACGAAAAAACGCGTGTATCAGTAA
- a CDS encoding response regulator transcription factor gives MYKILLADDERIILDGMAGIIEWEALGASLIGKAQNGNEAYEKILHKQPHIVITDIKMPGMDGLELIKKVSAVSPSVQFIVLSGFGEFEYAKEAMKYGVKHYLLKPCNEQQIVSSLEDIMAELKQLDVRKKKTAHLKHELNHIRSFAADQYLEGLIAGVAQLSPPPSLAEKKVRLLILKGEQSVDAAAKEAFGPALTAVCSSGEWTVLAVDVNAADKAADVFANRQMAISQAGELRNAGQLFRDTAEASGDLHGSAVISKMIRLVADELGNPNLSLKWAAKDMLFMNPDYLGKLFKQETGEKFSQYVTRVRLEHAMKQMKIRRDVSVSEIAEEIGFGDNPKYFSLVFKKYTGLTPSEFRRKQGGASAG, from the coding sequence ATGTATAAGATACTGCTGGCTGATGATGAGAGGATTATTCTTGACGGAATGGCAGGAATCATTGAGTGGGAGGCGCTTGGCGCTTCATTGATCGGAAAAGCGCAGAACGGAAATGAAGCATATGAGAAGATTTTACATAAGCAGCCGCATATCGTCATCACAGATATCAAAATGCCCGGCATGGACGGGCTTGAGCTGATCAAAAAGGTGTCAGCCGTCAGTCCGTCGGTTCAATTTATCGTCCTGTCCGGGTTTGGAGAGTTTGAGTACGCCAAGGAAGCTATGAAATACGGAGTGAAGCATTATTTGCTGAAGCCCTGTAATGAACAGCAAATTGTCAGCTCGCTGGAGGACATCATGGCCGAGCTGAAGCAGCTTGATGTGCGGAAAAAGAAAACCGCTCATTTGAAACATGAGCTCAATCATATCCGCTCCTTTGCCGCCGATCAATACTTGGAAGGTTTGATCGCCGGCGTAGCCCAGCTGTCTCCGCCGCCTTCACTTGCCGAAAAAAAGGTTCGCCTCCTGATTTTAAAAGGGGAACAATCTGTTGATGCCGCGGCCAAAGAGGCATTCGGTCCGGCGCTGACAGCGGTTTGCAGCAGCGGAGAATGGACCGTGCTCGCCGTAGATGTGAACGCCGCTGACAAGGCGGCGGACGTTTTTGCGAACCGCCAGATGGCCATCAGCCAGGCGGGAGAACTTCGGAACGCGGGGCAGCTGTTTCGTGACACAGCCGAAGCGTCTGGTGACCTGCACGGAAGCGCAGTGATTTCGAAAATGATCAGGCTCGTTGCCGACGAGCTCGGAAATCCGAATCTCTCTTTAAAATGGGCGGCGAAGGATATGCTGTTTATGAATCCTGATTATCTCGGGAAATTATTTAAGCAGGAAACAGGCGAGAAATTTTCCCAATACGTTACGCGGGTGCGTCTTGAGCATGCAATGAAACAGATGAAAATAAGGCGGGACGTGAGTGTATCAGAGATCGCGGAAGAAATCGGGTTTGGTGATAATCCGAAGTATTTCAGTCTCGTTTTTAAAAAATATACCGGTTTGACACCGTCAGAATTCAGAAGAAAACAGGGAGGCGCTTCCGCGGGGTAG
- a CDS encoding YesU family protein, with protein sequence MYKEGACLYRNPLRSASDVKDWRMEGGGQISFDDHRLHLSHVQDEAHFVYWCPETFPDGIIVTWGFSPIEQPGLCMLFFAAAGIGGEDLFDPSLKKRTGKYPEYHSGDINALHLSYFRRKYAEERAFRTCNLRKSRGFHLAAMGADPLPSPDDADSPYRMKLIKDKGYVHFSINDLPILEWMDDGSTYGPALTKGKIGFRQMAPMKAAYRDFAVHQAVRR encoded by the coding sequence ATGTATAAGGAAGGTGCGTGCCTGTACCGCAATCCGCTCCGGTCTGCTAGTGATGTAAAAGACTGGCGGATGGAGGGAGGCGGACAGATCTCTTTTGACGATCACCGTTTGCACCTGTCTCATGTTCAGGACGAGGCACACTTTGTCTATTGGTGCCCGGAAACCTTTCCGGACGGCATCATTGTGACGTGGGGCTTCTCCCCGATTGAGCAGCCGGGATTGTGTATGCTTTTTTTTGCCGCTGCGGGGATTGGAGGCGAGGATTTGTTTGATCCAAGTCTCAAGAAAAGAACGGGAAAATACCCTGAGTATCATTCAGGGGACATCAACGCCCTCCACCTGTCGTATTTCCGCAGAAAATACGCGGAGGAAAGAGCATTCCGCACCTGCAATTTAAGAAAAAGCCGCGGTTTCCATCTCGCCGCGATGGGAGCCGATCCGCTGCCTTCTCCGGACGACGCCGATTCTCCGTATCGTATGAAGCTCATTAAAGACAAAGGCTATGTGCATTTTTCAATCAATGATCTGCCCATTCTTGAGTGGATGGACGACGGCAGCACATACGGTCCTGCCTTAACAAAAGGGAAAATCGGGTTCCGGCAGATGGCGCCCATGAAAGCCGCTTATCGAGATTTTGCTGTGCATCAAGCGGTGAGAAGATGA
- a CDS encoding YesL family protein, with protein sequence MKTTVTDALYAGCEAVVKIAWLNGLWLLFTLLGGILFGWAPSTAAMCAVIRKWLMGQKDVPVFPLFFDTYKKEFLKVNAIGLAFAALFLILSANYHYFSASTDWLSFTVTSCTLLAGLLYIIALLYVFPLYVHYRLPLRKYLPQALLFGAMRPLTTGCMLIGCGFVLYLLYTLPGLIPFYGPCLFGLVSMFFALRGFQKTEAQHRQAG encoded by the coding sequence ATGAAGACAACGGTAACGGATGCGCTTTATGCGGGCTGCGAAGCGGTGGTGAAAATCGCGTGGCTCAACGGGCTGTGGCTGTTGTTTACGCTTTTGGGCGGGATTCTTTTCGGCTGGGCGCCGAGCACAGCCGCGATGTGTGCGGTCATACGAAAATGGCTGATGGGACAAAAGGATGTCCCGGTGTTTCCGTTATTTTTCGATACCTACAAAAAAGAATTTCTCAAGGTCAATGCGATCGGTTTGGCGTTTGCGGCTCTGTTTCTCATATTGTCCGCGAACTATCATTATTTTTCGGCCAGCACGGATTGGCTGTCCTTTACCGTAACAAGCTGTACGCTGCTTGCGGGGCTTTTGTATATCATCGCGCTTCTGTATGTGTTTCCCCTTTATGTGCACTACCGGCTCCCGCTTCGCAAATATCTTCCGCAGGCACTGCTGTTTGGCGCCATGCGGCCGCTGACGACCGGCTGTATGCTGATCGGGTGCGGATTCGTCCTTTATCTGCTGTATACGCTCCCAGGTTTGATCCCATTTTACGGCCCATGCTTATTTGGGCTTGTGTCGATGTTTTTTGCTCTCAGAGGGTTTCAAAAGACAGAGGCCCAGCACCGTCAAGCGGGGTAA